The Dethiosulfovibrio peptidovorans genome has a window encoding:
- a CDS encoding hydrolase, translating to MRQFVAAAAQMDSGPDRHSNLMRMESLIQEAGDKGASLVVFPEMSVILPSTGSERRNATESIPGPSVDFLAARARSARIWVHCGSILERVDGDERSYNTSVLLDPDGSIAAIYRKIHLFDVDIDQGPSVTESTSYAPGKEIVAVQTDLGIIGLSICYDLRFPELFRILALRGAQLLTVPACFTAATGKEHWEPLLRARAIENLAYVIAPGQIGKKPRYNANGKSMIVDPWGTVIACKASGEGLILAEIDLDRVDTLRKSLPNLTNRRPETYRWDE from the coding sequence ATGAGGCAGTTTGTCGCGGCAGCAGCCCAGATGGACAGTGGACCAGACAGGCATAGTAATCTCATGAGAATGGAAAGCCTTATCCAGGAAGCTGGCGATAAGGGGGCCTCCTTGGTGGTCTTCCCTGAGATGTCAGTTATCCTTCCTTCAACGGGCAGCGAACGCAGGAACGCGACTGAGTCCATTCCCGGCCCTTCGGTGGATTTTCTGGCCGCCAGGGCTCGTTCGGCCAGGATATGGGTCCATTGCGGCAGCATCCTGGAGCGAGTTGACGGAGATGAGCGGAGCTATAATACCTCGGTCCTTCTGGATCCAGATGGTTCTATAGCCGCTATCTATCGCAAAATCCACCTGTTCGATGTCGATATTGATCAGGGCCCCTCGGTCACGGAGTCAACCAGCTACGCTCCGGGGAAGGAGATCGTCGCTGTGCAGACCGATCTGGGTATTATCGGCCTCTCCATCTGCTATGACCTCCGATTTCCCGAGCTCTTTCGGATACTTGCTCTCCGAGGTGCCCAGTTGCTTACGGTCCCGGCGTGTTTCACCGCTGCGACCGGCAAGGAGCATTGGGAGCCTCTTCTTCGAGCCAGGGCCATCGAGAACCTGGCCTACGTGATCGCTCCGGGACAGATCGGCAAAAAGCCCAGGTACAATGCTAACGGTAAGTCCATGATCGTCGATCCCTGGGGCACGGTGATCGCCTGTAAAGCCTCGGGAGAAGGTCTTATCCTGGCAGAGATTGACCTGGACAGAGTGGATACGCTTCGGAAATCGTTGCCGAACCTGACAAACCGTCGCCCCGAGACCTATCGATGGGACGAGTGA
- a CDS encoding glutaconyl-CoA decarboxylase subunit beta — protein sequence MVETLLQSLIQITPQQIVMIAVGFALIYLAAVKKFEPSLLLPMGFGTILVNIPLSSALTHMAGGQIQHGALSLLFDMGIATELFPLLIFIAVGAMIDFTPLFQTPITFFFGLSAQAGIFLTLGVALLLGFDLKEAASIGIIGAADGPTSIYVSARFAPHLLGPISVAAYSYMAMVPLIQPPVIRLLTTKEERSLPMTCSEKPVSRRTKILFPIVVTVVAGMIAPPSAALIGFLMFGNLLRESGVVDRLAQGAQNELANIVTILLGLAISASMTGERFIQPQTLLILVMGLLAFVLDTAVGVLSAKALNIFRLHKINPMVGAAGISAFPMSARTVQQMATQAHKGNFILMQAVGANVSGQIGSVLAGGLLLAFLG from the coding sequence ATGGTCGAAACCCTTTTGCAGTCCCTGATCCAGATCACGCCTCAGCAAATCGTCATGATAGCCGTTGGCTTCGCCCTGATCTATCTGGCAGCGGTAAAGAAATTTGAGCCGTCCCTCCTGCTCCCCATGGGGTTCGGGACCATTCTGGTGAATATCCCCCTGTCGTCAGCCCTCACCCACATGGCCGGGGGGCAGATCCAGCATGGGGCGCTGAGTCTCTTGTTTGATATGGGCATCGCCACCGAGCTCTTCCCCCTGCTTATCTTTATAGCTGTGGGGGCCATGATCGATTTTACCCCATTGTTTCAGACGCCGATCACTTTTTTCTTTGGTCTCAGCGCTCAGGCGGGCATCTTTCTCACCTTGGGTGTGGCTCTTCTGCTTGGATTTGACCTCAAAGAGGCGGCGTCCATCGGCATCATAGGCGCCGCCGACGGTCCTACGTCCATCTACGTCTCGGCTCGGTTTGCTCCTCACCTGCTAGGCCCTATCTCGGTGGCGGCCTACTCGTATATGGCCATGGTCCCTTTGATTCAGCCTCCGGTGATCCGGCTTTTGACCACTAAAGAGGAAAGGAGTCTTCCCATGACCTGCTCGGAAAAGCCGGTTTCCCGACGGACGAAAATTCTCTTTCCCATCGTCGTCACAGTGGTCGCCGGGATGATCGCCCCACCGTCAGCGGCCCTTATCGGATTCCTCATGTTCGGCAATCTCTTACGAGAGAGTGGTGTGGTGGATCGGCTGGCCCAGGGTGCTCAAAATGAATTGGCGAATATCGTGACCATTCTCCTGGGGTTGGCTATCTCGGCATCCATGACGGGCGAGCGGTTCATCCAGCCTCAAACCCTGCTCATCCTGGTCATGGGGCTTTTGGCTTTCGTCCTGGATACAGCGGTGGGGGTCCTCTCGGCCAAGGCTTTGAATATCTTTCGTCTCCATAAGATCAACCCCATGGTTGGTGCGGCAGGGATCTCGGCCTTTCCTATGTCGGCCCGGACGGTCCAGCAGATGGCGACCCAGGCTCATAAAGGCAACTTCATCCTCATGCAGGCCGTAGGTGCAAACGTCTCGGGGCAGATTGGCTCGGTATTGGCCGGTGGGTTGCTCCTTGCTTTCCTGGGCTAG
- a CDS encoding pyruvate, phosphate dikinase gives MVKYVYDFSEGSSDMKELLGGKGANLAQMTREKLPVPPGFTVSTQACLQFLEKGSSFVESLWGDVRSAMKRLEKSTGKTFGSGPEPLLVSVRSGAPVSMPGMMDTILNLGLNGDTRSALADMAQNQRFAWDSYRRFIQMFGNVVQGVSSDKFETLLDEARRTQGVTYDHQLSVETLEKLVESYRDLYRRETGETFPDDPWEQLRLAIEAVFNSWNTPRAKTYRSIHGIDHRMGTAVNVVAMVYGNLGGDSGTGVCFSRNPADGEKCLYGEFLINAQGEDVVAGIRTPQPIAALEQAMPRIYSELCSIVDGLERRFGDMQDVEFTVEHGTLYILQTRTGKRSAQAAVQIAVDMVSEGLASPKDAVARISPDQVERLLHSQIDPAFAPEILTQGLPASPGAAVGTIVFDPDEAVRLAGSGEDVLLVRTETTPDDIHGLYAAKGILTSRGGMTSHAAVVARGLGKPCVSGAEELIIDGEGKRLIIGNRTFSRGDVLTIDGSTGRVIEGAVPLSPPVISPEMETILQWADQEASLQVWANGDTPGDARKARAFGAKGIGLCRTEHMFMAEDRFPIMQRMVIADSLQERQDALAKLRVMQSSDFEGIFQEMDGLPVIIRLLDPPLHEFLPRIPELDTRISQAEANGDDVALLRQMRSRAQTLKESNPMLGFRGCRLGIVYPEIYSMQVRAIFDAMKALPGVDLKVEIMMPLVQTKREMGLLREMVESVAGEYRARGYDPVYKVGTMIELPRAALRAGELAEDAEFFSFGTNDLTQTSLGFSRDDVEAKFMREYVEKGIFSASPFHVLDRDGVGELMSIAFKRGRTVRPDLSVGICGEHGGNPESIAFCHKLGIDYVSCSPFRVPVARIAAAWSALGLI, from the coding sequence ATGGTCAAATACGTGTACGATTTTTCCGAGGGATCCTCGGACATGAAGGAGCTTTTGGGTGGCAAGGGAGCCAATCTGGCCCAGATGACCCGGGAAAAGTTGCCGGTTCCACCTGGTTTCACCGTCTCTACCCAGGCCTGTCTTCAGTTTCTGGAGAAAGGATCGTCCTTTGTGGAATCCCTGTGGGGCGATGTTCGATCAGCCATGAAGCGTCTGGAGAAATCCACAGGAAAGACCTTCGGCTCAGGCCCTGAGCCTCTCCTGGTGTCGGTGCGGTCTGGAGCCCCTGTCTCCATGCCCGGCATGATGGATACCATCCTGAATCTGGGGCTCAACGGAGACACCCGGTCGGCCCTAGCTGATATGGCCCAGAATCAGCGTTTCGCCTGGGACAGCTACCGCCGTTTTATCCAGATGTTCGGCAATGTGGTCCAAGGCGTCTCGTCAGATAAATTCGAGACGCTACTTGATGAGGCCCGACGGACCCAGGGTGTCACCTACGACCATCAGCTGAGCGTCGAGACCCTGGAAAAACTGGTTGAGAGCTACCGAGACCTCTACCGTCGGGAAACCGGCGAGACGTTCCCTGACGACCCATGGGAACAGCTCAGGCTGGCCATCGAGGCGGTCTTCAACAGCTGGAACACCCCCCGGGCCAAGACATACCGGTCTATCCATGGCATCGATCATCGGATGGGAACAGCTGTCAACGTAGTCGCGATGGTCTACGGCAACCTGGGAGGGGATAGCGGCACGGGGGTCTGCTTCAGCCGTAACCCGGCTGATGGTGAAAAGTGTCTGTATGGCGAGTTCCTTATCAACGCTCAGGGAGAGGATGTGGTGGCCGGGATCCGAACGCCGCAGCCCATCGCAGCTTTGGAACAGGCCATGCCCAGGATCTACAGCGAGCTGTGCTCCATCGTCGATGGCCTGGAACGACGCTTCGGTGACATGCAGGACGTGGAGTTCACCGTTGAGCATGGGACTCTCTATATTCTCCAGACCAGAACGGGGAAACGTTCGGCCCAGGCAGCCGTCCAGATTGCCGTGGACATGGTCTCCGAAGGACTGGCAAGCCCAAAAGATGCCGTGGCCCGTATCTCCCCCGATCAGGTCGAACGCCTTCTTCACAGCCAGATCGACCCGGCTTTTGCGCCCGAGATCCTGACTCAGGGGCTTCCCGCATCGCCGGGAGCAGCTGTAGGTACAATCGTTTTTGATCCTGACGAGGCCGTTCGACTGGCTGGGAGCGGAGAGGACGTGCTGCTGGTTCGCACCGAGACCACCCCCGACGACATCCACGGCCTCTACGCCGCCAAGGGAATTCTCACCTCCCGTGGGGGCATGACCAGCCACGCTGCCGTAGTTGCCCGTGGCCTGGGCAAACCCTGTGTCAGCGGTGCTGAGGAGCTGATCATCGACGGAGAGGGAAAACGACTCATCATTGGGAACCGAACGTTCTCCCGGGGTGACGTCCTGACTATAGACGGTTCTACAGGACGGGTAATCGAGGGAGCCGTTCCCCTGTCACCGCCGGTCATCTCCCCAGAGATGGAGACCATCCTCCAATGGGCCGATCAAGAGGCTTCGCTCCAGGTGTGGGCCAACGGCGACACTCCTGGGGATGCACGTAAGGCTCGTGCCTTTGGGGCCAAGGGGATTGGACTATGCCGGACCGAACACATGTTCATGGCAGAGGACCGATTTCCCATCATGCAACGCATGGTTATAGCCGATTCCCTTCAGGAACGTCAAGACGCTTTGGCTAAACTGCGAGTCATGCAGAGCTCGGATTTTGAGGGTATCTTTCAGGAAATGGACGGCCTGCCGGTTATCATTCGCCTTCTGGATCCCCCCCTTCACGAGTTTTTGCCGAGGATCCCCGAACTGGATACCCGAATCTCTCAAGCTGAGGCCAACGGCGATGACGTCGCCCTGCTGAGGCAGATGAGGAGCCGAGCCCAGACGCTGAAGGAATCCAACCCCATGCTTGGTTTTAGGGGCTGCCGTCTGGGGATCGTCTATCCCGAGATTTACTCCATGCAGGTTCGAGCCATCTTTGACGCCATGAAGGCCCTCCCCGGTGTAGATCTCAAGGTGGAGATCATGATGCCTCTGGTTCAGACCAAGCGAGAGATGGGCCTCCTGCGGGAGATGGTGGAGAGCGTCGCCGGAGAATACCGCGCCAGAGGCTACGATCCCGTGTACAAGGTGGGAACCATGATCGAGCTCCCCCGAGCAGCTCTGAGAGCCGGGGAGCTGGCCGAGGACGCCGAGTTCTTCAGCTTCGGCACAAACGACCTGACCCAGACGTCCCTGGGCTTCTCCCGTGACGACGTGGAGGCCAAGTTTATGCGGGAGTATGTGGAAAAAGGGATCTTCTCCGCAAGTCCCTTCCACGTTCTGGACAGAGACGGCGTGGGAGAACTGATGTCTATCGCCTTCAAACGGGGGCGGACCGTCCGCCCCGATCTCTCGGTGGGGATCTGTGGCGAACATGGCGGCAACCCTGAGAGCATCGCTTTCTGTCACAAACTGGGGATCGACTACGTAAGCTGTTCCCCTTTCAGAGTCCCCGTAGCCCGAATCGCCGCTGCCTGGTCGGCCCTGGGGCTTATCTGA
- a CDS encoding C4-dicarboxylate ABC transporter substrate-binding protein, translating to MRTTLSVLVLIGILLTTSTEEASAKILISLATGETGGTYYPVGIGLAKLISRHLPDIHMVSEKGNASVANLNLIGTHEIEMAFVQNNAAHWAYHGQRMFKTPYKNIRLIASLYPEHIQCITLKGIGVKRLMDIRGKRISIGLPGSGIQGDVSAILQVAGIKDSEIKAKFLDFNDTARQFEEGQMDVGFITAGYPTSSIVDLAATCHIDLVPFSDSFMDKLTNTFSYFVKSTVPAGTYNGVDHDTPTPAVMAMWICDADLPDDLVYKITKVFWSNVEEMHKIHPKCTYFTLGNALMGASVPLHPGAAKYYRAMNVIQ from the coding sequence ATGCGTACAACTCTATCCGTACTCGTGCTTATTGGAATTCTACTGACCACCTCAACCGAGGAGGCGTCTGCCAAAATACTCATCTCGTTGGCGACAGGAGAAACGGGGGGGACATACTATCCCGTTGGGATCGGTCTGGCTAAGTTGATTTCCCGTCATTTGCCCGACATACACATGGTCTCCGAAAAAGGGAACGCCTCTGTGGCCAATCTGAACCTTATCGGCACTCACGAGATCGAGATGGCTTTCGTACAGAACAACGCAGCGCATTGGGCCTATCACGGCCAGAGGATGTTCAAGACACCGTACAAGAATATCCGGCTTATCGCATCCCTGTATCCCGAGCACATTCAGTGCATCACCCTTAAAGGCATTGGAGTGAAGAGGCTCATGGATATCAGGGGAAAGAGGATCTCCATCGGGCTTCCAGGCTCGGGAATTCAAGGCGACGTATCGGCTATTCTTCAGGTTGCCGGTATCAAGGATTCTGAGATCAAGGCCAAGTTTCTTGACTTCAACGACACCGCCCGACAATTCGAGGAAGGTCAGATGGATGTGGGCTTTATCACCGCAGGATATCCCACGTCATCCATCGTGGACCTGGCTGCGACGTGCCACATCGATCTGGTTCCTTTCAGCGATTCGTTCATGGACAAGCTGACCAACACCTTCAGCTATTTCGTCAAGAGTACCGTTCCCGCCGGCACCTATAACGGTGTGGATCACGATACGCCTACTCCGGCTGTGATGGCCATGTGGATTTGTGACGCCGACCTACCTGACGATTTAGTGTATAAAATCACCAAGGTTTTTTGGTCAAACGTAGAGGAGATGCATAAGATTCATCCCAAATGCACATACTTTACATTGGGGAATGCCCTTATGGGCGCCTCGGTGCCCCTCCATCCCGGCGCCGCCAAGTACTATAGGGCGATGAACGTGATACAGTAG
- a CDS encoding methionine adenosyltransferase — protein sequence MSEKILISSESVTEGHPDKVADQISDGILDAILVEDPMGRVACETLVTTGLVQVAGEISTSTYVDIPKIAREIVKGIGYTRAKYGFDGETCAVLTAIDEQSADIAMGVNKALELREGDMSEEQINAIGAGDQGMMIGFATDETEEYLPMPFALAQRLARRLTKIRKEGALEYLRPDGKTQVTMEYQNNRPVRVDTVVVSTQHSPDISLGEIREDLIRQVITPVIPREFIQGNFRILVNPTGRFVKGGPMADSGLTGRKIIVDTYGGMIPHGGGAFSGKDPTKVDRSGAYMARYAAKNVVASGLASRCQIQVAYAIGVAHPVSVFVETFGTGKVSQEEMTALVRRHFDFRPAAMIRDLELRKPQYRRIAAYGHMGRIDLAPQPAWERLDRAEKLKADA from the coding sequence ATGAGTGAGAAGATTTTGATCTCGTCCGAGTCCGTGACTGAGGGACATCCCGACAAGGTGGCCGATCAGATTTCAGACGGCATTCTGGACGCCATCCTGGTCGAGGATCCCATGGGCCGGGTGGCCTGCGAGACCCTGGTGACAACCGGTCTCGTGCAGGTGGCTGGGGAGATTTCAACCAGCACGTACGTGGATATTCCCAAAATCGCTCGGGAGATCGTCAAGGGCATCGGCTACACCCGGGCCAAGTATGGATTTGACGGAGAGACCTGCGCGGTCCTCACCGCCATCGACGAACAGTCAGCCGATATCGCCATGGGCGTGAATAAGGCTCTGGAGCTTCGGGAGGGCGATATGAGCGAGGAGCAGATCAACGCTATCGGCGCAGGCGATCAGGGGATGATGATCGGCTTCGCTACTGACGAGACCGAGGAGTACCTGCCCATGCCCTTCGCCCTTGCCCAGCGCCTGGCCCGACGGCTTACCAAAATCCGTAAAGAGGGAGCACTGGAGTATCTCAGGCCCGACGGCAAGACCCAGGTCACCATGGAGTACCAAAATAATCGTCCGGTACGAGTAGACACGGTGGTGGTCTCCACCCAGCACAGCCCGGACATCTCCCTGGGAGAGATCCGGGAAGACCTCATCAGACAGGTCATCACCCCGGTTATTCCTCGAGAGTTTATCCAGGGTAATTTCCGCATTCTGGTGAACCCCACGGGGCGCTTCGTCAAGGGCGGTCCTATGGCCGATTCGGGGCTCACAGGGCGCAAGATCATCGTGGACACCTACGGCGGCATGATCCCCCACGGAGGCGGTGCCTTCTCCGGTAAGGATCCTACCAAGGTTGACCGTTCTGGGGCCTATATGGCACGATATGCGGCCAAAAACGTCGTGGCCTCAGGATTGGCCTCCCGCTGTCAGATCCAGGTAGCCTACGCTATTGGCGTAGCCCATCCTGTCTCCGTGTTTGTTGAGACTTTCGGCACCGGAAAGGTCTCCCAGGAGGAGATGACTGCCTTGGTTCGGCGCCACTTCGATTTCCGTCCCGCCGCCATGATCCGTGACCTGGAGCTTCGGAAGCCTCAGTATCGCCGCATCGCCGCCTATGGTCATATGGGGCGGATCGACCTGGCCCCCCAGCCAGCCTGGGAGAGGCTGGATCGGGCGGAAAAGCTCAAGGCTGACGCCTAG
- a CDS encoding methyltransferase type 11, whose amino-acid sequence MVCSRESLYILTKTRRQKPMATKDHWGHLASDFHRRQAFITGEAMIALIKRILEELTDLGDLLELGCGDGGFTPSLAGQARSIVATDCSRPMVTEAKKMTASMDNVTVELADCMDLPYSDGRFDSVFMGNLLHVIGNPSGALVEAHRVLRPGGRVIVLSFTIDGMTPQALEGMIERYLKAFGPPPEVRDPLTVASTKELLEEAGFLVTHRELLQTEEASAVYLVAIKT is encoded by the coding sequence ATGGTATGCTCTCGAGAAAGTTTGTATATACTTACAAAAACGAGGAGGCAAAAGCCGATGGCGACAAAAGATCACTGGGGCCACTTGGCCTCGGATTTCCACAGGCGTCAGGCCTTCATAACCGGCGAGGCCATGATTGCCCTCATCAAGAGGATCCTGGAGGAACTTACCGACCTGGGCGACCTCCTGGAGCTGGGATGTGGTGACGGCGGGTTCACCCCATCCCTGGCTGGACAGGCTCGATCCATCGTGGCGACAGACTGCTCCAGGCCCATGGTGACCGAAGCAAAAAAGATGACTGCCTCCATGGACAACGTGACGGTCGAATTAGCGGACTGTATGGACCTTCCCTACAGCGATGGCCGTTTCGACTCGGTCTTCATGGGTAATCTGCTCCACGTGATCGGCAATCCATCGGGTGCTCTGGTTGAGGCACATCGAGTGCTCAGGCCTGGTGGTCGGGTTATAGTTTTGAGCTTCACCATTGACGGCATGACTCCCCAGGCCCTTGAGGGCATGATCGAGCGGTACCTCAAGGCTTTTGGGCCACCGCCTGAGGTGAGAGATCCTCTCACTGTGGCCTCGACGAAGGAGCTCCTGGAGGAAGCTGGTTTCCTGGTCACTCACAGAGAGCTTCTCCAGACCGAGGAGGCCTCGGCTGTCTACCTTGTGGCCATCAAAACATAG